From Camelina sativa cultivar DH55 chromosome 5, Cs, whole genome shotgun sequence:
TGACGGTGCTCCCCGTGTCAATCAGGACTCGTTCAACGTCGAAGTCGCCCATTGAGACTTCGATAACCAAAGGGTCCGAATGGGGGTGCTGGATTCCCTTGGCGTCCTCCGAAGTGAATGATATCGGGTCCAAACAGAGTGAAGGCTCTCTCGGAGCTGTTTGGAGGGTGTAAACTTGTCGTGCCCTCTTCTTCAATGCGCGGAGTCTGCACAATCCTCCGGTGGACCAGATATCATGGTTATTCGTCCACGGGGAGGGGAATTGGCCCGCTCCGGGTTTTGCCCCCCTGGCGCTTGGGAGGGCCAGGCAGTTCGTCTACTTGGGGCGCCTCTTCTTGGTGGTTGACGGGTGCTTGGTTGGCCGGCTGTTGGACTGCGTTGGGTGGTCCGTTGTAGCCTCGTCCGCCGCCTGCACCACAGCCTCCATTAGATCTTCCGCCACGCCATCCCCCTCGGCGACCTCTGCCCCCACGGGCGCTTTTTGGCTGATAAGTAGCTTCGACTTCGCCAGAGAGATACTTCGCGTACAAGTAGTTCTTCAGGTGGACAAACTCATGTGTGGAGTGACCGGAGTACATGTGAAAATCGCAGTAGAGTTCCTTCGGGTCAGACGGCTGCTTCTCTTGATCGTCCACCTTGGAGACTGCGTGGATGACGCCTTTTTTCGATCCTGAGGTTCGTGGTGCTTGCGGGGTTCGTGGTGTTCGACCCGATTTTTAGCCTTGGGGGGATGCGACGGTTGTTCGTCGTTAGTTTTTGCGGCTATTTGagcctcctcttcctcatcgAGCGCGAATCTGGAAGCTCGATGCAGCGCGTCGTCAAGGTCCTTGGGTTCCTGGATGTTGAGGTCCTTTCGTAATGGTGATCCGGGGATCAAGCCCTTTCTGAAGGCTGCCATTGTAGCGTCCTCCGGGACGTTGACCTTTGTCAGCTTCTCCTTGAATCTGTTCAAGAAGCTGGCGATGGGTTCTCCTCGTTCCTGGGCCATCTCCCAGAGATCCGAACTTGTTACACCTCGTTCGATGATGATTCGGTAGTTCTTGAGGAAAGCTTTGGACAATTGGTCGAAGTTGTCGATCGAGTTCGGCTAGAGCCTCGTAAACCATACCAAGGCAGGGCCGGAAAGGCTATCGATGAATAGCTGACAGCAACCGGCGTCCCTCTTTTCGTCGGTGAATCGTGCTTTTGACATGGTTGCCAAGAAGGATGTCATGAACTGGACCGGATCTTTGTCTCCTTGGTAGATCGGAAGCTTCAGCTTGACATTCGGTACGGCAGCCCGCGTTATACGTTGAGTGAAGGGTGACTGCCGAGTCACCTCGACAATCCTATCGATCTCCGGAGCCGTGCTGATAGCTCGATGGAGGAGCGTGTTCATGCCGCTAATTTGCGTCTTGATTTCTTCGAGTTCGAGGCAGGGTCCGGAGTTCGCGAGGCAGGCGACCGGGGCGGCCGAGCTCTCGTGTATCCGCAAATTCGGATTCATCGGTCGAATACTCGACGTGGTATGAGGGGGAGGATTCCTCCGCTCGAATTGTGCGTCCGGAAAATCGAGACGACGAGTGAGACCGCCTAAGTCGAGTGCTGGCGATTGTCCGGCAGAGATTTGCAGTGGGGTTGTCTGAGTTACGACGGCATCGACTCTGCGGTTGGTgtcggagatcatctggtagatctctTTCGTCATGGAGCCGAACAAGATTTTGAAGTCCTCCATGGAAACGACCTGTGGGTTCTGGCATGCGGTTTGCTTCGGGGACTCCGTTGACGATGGAAGACATTATTGCAGGGCTTCTTAGGGAGATTTTCTTAGAGAGTAACTTTTCCTAGAGACGATTTGcatccccacagacggcgccaattgtagaaactaggtttccacaatgaatttgttttaaaggggaaacaaattcaatagggtaatctctctagaaaatagatctaaaCCTTGAAATTAGAAGTAAAGAagtaaaactcaaaagaattagggtttattgctaagaacaagaggaGAACTCGATTATTGTATTCGATTCTGTATatcttacaatggagaagtctccccttatttatacatattcgTAGATcgcataatatattaactttccttatcggacgaagtgagatatggaaaactgcctTATTGCTTGAGTCGGCCGCCGCACCGAAGTGGAAGTCGATTTCTTTCTCTCCAAGATTACACTCCATCCGAATTGACTTCTTGTGACCTAATTGAACccttaaccggattcccggttaaatagtcaattaatatttctggtttagctcggtatgtcgggggtgctgaatccNNNNNNNNNNNNNNNNNNNNNNNNNNNNNNNNNNNNNNNNNNNNNNNNNNNNNNNNNNNNNNNNNNNNNNNNNNNNNNNNNNNNNNNNNNNNNNNNNNNNNNNNNNNNNNNNNNNNNNNNNNNNNNNNNNNNNNNNNNNNNNNNNNNNNNNNNNNNNNNNNNNNNNNNNNNNNNNNNNNNNNNNNNNNNNNNNNNNNNNNNNNNNNNNNNNNNNNNNNNNNNNNNNNNNNNNNNNNNNNNNNNNNNNNNNNNNNNNNNNNNNNNNNNNNNNNNNNNNNNNNNNNNNNNNNNNNNNNNNNNNNNNNNNNNNNNNNNNNNNNNNNNNNNNNNNNNNNNNNNNNNNNNNNNNNNNNNNNNNNNNNNNNNNNNNNNNNNNNNNNNNNNNNNNNNNNNNNNNNNNNNNNNNNNNNNNNNNNNNNNNNNNNNNNNNNNNNNNNNNNNNNNNNNNNNNNNNNNNNNNNNNNNNNNNNNNNNNNNNNNNNNNNNNNNNNNNNNNNNNNNNNNNNNNNNNNNNNNNNNNNNNNNNNNNNNNNNATatcttacaatggagaagtctccccttatttatacatattcgTAGATcgcataatatattaactttccttatcggacgaagtgagatatggaaaactgcctTATTGCTTGAGTCGGCCGCCGCACCGAAGTGGAAGTCGATTTCTTTCTCTCCAAGATTACACTCCATCCGAATTGACTTCTTGTGACCTAATTGAACccttaaccggattcccggttaaatagtcaattaatatttctggtttagctcggtatgtcgggggtgctgaatccGCACCAACAGCTAGGCTCGTATATTTtccactatttttttaaaaagtttaagagattatTTAAGCTAATCTACATTCTTGTAAATTATTTACATCAAACTAAAACTAGTTTTTCAAggatttataattattttacaaaaactttATCCAATTCAGTTTTTCCTGCTAACAATTACTTGCATGAGTAATTTTGTTATTCCGCTATATATACATCTAGCATACCAAGTACCAACCAAGCCTTAATCATCATATACAATTAATGAATTTAGACTTTAGATGATTTAGAGCAAATCAAGTTGATAGGTATATATGGATCATTTTCCTTGTGTCGGACGTCCCATCAATCAGTTCGAAATGAAAATTTTCCAAATATGTGAGTTCGCCTGAACTTTCCAAAAAATGAAACTTACAACGAAACACAATGACTTATGAGTTTAAGAGAAAATCAGATTAGGTATGATATATTGGCGCCCAAGCTATGccttttaaggtaaaagaaaCTGTCAAATGAAAAGCTCAGTTGGTACGTAGTTCAAACCAAAGTCGTAACGACAACATCAAAATATTGTCAAGAAAACTCACAAATCACGATCAGttaaaaatctctctctctctctctctctctctctctctctctacatagACAATGGCatgaagaagttaaaaaaacagaggagaaataGCTTCAACCCAAAATCTCTTATAAATATTCGGAGAACCTACCAAACAAAGAACGGCAAAAAGCAAAATCGTTTCCATATAtacacaaaagaacaaaactcaAATCCAAACCATTAAGATACTTTTTATTACAAACCGAAGAATAATGATTACCTCAGTTTCTCTATCTGCTTCTCTTGCACCGTACGTAGTCTCAGTATTACTTTTCTTCCTTCTGCTCGAGAACCTCTCTTACCTTGTCAAGAAACGTAACCTCCCTGGCCCTCTCTTCGTCACTCCGATCATTGGAAACGTCATTGCACTCCTCCGTGACCCGACTTCCTTCTGGAACAAGCAATCCGAAATGGCAAACACTTCCGTTGGCCTCTCCGCCAACTACCTTATTGGAAAGTTCATCATCTACATTAAAGACGCAGAGCTTTCCAATCAAATCTTCGCCAACATTCGTCCGGATGCGTTCCAACTTGTTGGACATCCGTTTGGCAAGAAACTCTTCGGCGATCACAGCCTTATCTTTATGTTCGGCGAGGATCATAAATCCGTTCGTCGTCTGGTCGCTCCTAACTTCACCCGTAAGCCACTCTCAGTCTACTCTTCCCTCGAGCAAAAAGTTATCCTCCGTCATTTACGCCAGTGGGAGGTAAAAATTTCACGTGAATCTCGGCCGGTTTCTATGCGACAACTCATCCGTGAACTTAATTTAGAGACTTCACAGACGATTTTCGTCGGACCATACCTCGACGAGGAAGTCAAGAATACGATTCTTACTGATTACAACCTTTTCAATCAAGGAACAATGGCGCTCCCGATCGACCTCCCTGGCTTCACGTTCGGCGAGGCTCGTCGGGCGGTATCGAGGCTAACGAAAACGCTGGCTATATGCGtgggaaaatcaaaattaaagatGGCCGCAGGAGAGAATCCAACATGTCTAATAGATTTCTGGACGCGTTCGTTCATTGCGGAGAATCCAACACCGCCTCACTCTAAAGATGAAGAGATCAGTTGTATGCTCGTTGATTTTTTGTTTGCCGCACAGGACACCTCCACATCATCACTTCTATGGGCAGTGGTGCTGCTTGAGTCGGAGCCAGAAGTGTTAAGAAGAGTCAGGGAGGAAGTGGCAAGGCTTTGGTCGCCTGAGTCCAACGCGTTGATCACAGACAATCATCTCGCGGAGATGAAATACACGCGGTCTGTGGCGTGTGAGGTCCTTAGATACAGACCACCAGCAAGTATGGTTCCACACGTTGCTCTTAGTGACTTCCCTCTCACGAAATCGTACACAATCCCTAAAGGTACAATTGTTTTTCCTTCGGTTTTTGACGCCTCGTTTCAAGGTTTTTCTGAACCAGACCGGTTCGACCCTGATCGGTTTAGTGAGACAAGACAAGAGGATCAAGTGTTCAAAAGCAATTTCCTAATTTTTGGATCGGGTTCACATCTGTGCGTGGGCCAGCGTTATGCGCTGACCCACCTCGTGCTCTTCATTGCGATGTTCACGTCAGTGTTTAATTTCGAGAGGGTTCGGTCAGATGGCTGCGATGATATTGTGCATTGCCCAACGCTGTCACCCAAGGACGGTTGCATGGTGTTCTTGTCTAGCCGCGTCGGTGCCTCTCCTTGAATTGATTTGGTAAAAGTCATCTTCAATGTATATTTTATCACTTTTCATCATGTACCCTAAGTGCTATTGAATTTGAGAGGAGATTTCATTGTTTTGCCATGTCTTCACAAtgtatgtgttgttgttttctcttttccccAATGATGTTATTTAACTTGTGtcatatatatggttttatttgtattttgcgTCTTTAactaataaatgaaaaacatttCACCACTCAGACCTTGATTGCTAGAGCTTTTGAAGgagtattaatatttttattatccaatcaacatttgttaataaagtaaaaagagaGCACTTAGAAGTTGCAAATGCtcgttctctctctttatttacAATGACTTGAAATCCGAACATCTCTTTATCACCTATGCATGTGTGTCAGTGAGTACATGACTTGTTCAATTAAATGATTCAATTAAGGGTAATAGCAATATCAGCGTCCTTGTAAAAATCGCAAAAATTGTTATAGTCTctgttcaattttttaaaaataggcTTTaagtacatataatttttttttgaaatttttttttaggtcttaAAATACATGTAAATTTAGTATAGTCCCAGTTTAAATGGACTTGTTGAACATGTCTATCACCAACCCTGagcaatatatatacacacagacAACTGAAAAATTAGGTGAGTAAAAATCCTACTGTTTATACAATGACAAGGGTTAATGAAGTTACTCCACTATATATACCCATTTATTTGCATACTAAAATTGTCTTTGTATTTTTAGGCGAATACATAAATTCTGATCTTTTTGCGTTTTCTAATACcattattcaaattttcttgatTGATAATCATAATCTTCTCGCATTGTAAAACATCAttatgttaccaatcaaagaaaaagaaaaaaagaatttgtttcGGGATTTGTTAAACTAAGATTTCTGGATTGCCTCGCAGGTAAAGTTATTTTCAAAGCTTCATTATTTCTATTTCCGTATTTTTTCGTTGCCGacatttctatttctttcatttAAAACCACAAAAAGATTCGATTtacgattttttgtttttttgaactCTATTATTGTCTCAAACAAAAAACTCGattgtatatatagtatgtaGTATTGTGGATCGATATTAGACATATATGTTGGGTTTTGTATATTGgacttataatatttatgacGGTTTATGTTAAACCTAAAACCCTAGAGTTAGACATGTATATATAGGTTTGTCAAGTTGTTTAATGAAATCAAGTTGGTTCGATATCtaattctacatggtatcagagctaagatcacaaaaatttctctaaacttttctttccaATCGATAGTTTCGATtttcttttctacttttttGTTCAAAGTTTGTTTCTTGCGTGACAAGTAAATATGTCCTCCGTCGAAGATAGTTCTTCTGCAACAAAGAAAGATGATTCTCCGCAGTCAGTGACTCTGGTAGTGTCTCCTTACACCTTGGCAAGCTCCGACAATCCTGGTTCCATGATTTCGTCGGTATTGTTAAATGGTGAAAACTATAACGAATGGGCAACGGAGATATTAAACGCACTCCAAGCCAAACATAAACTTGGTTTCATCAATGGCTCGATCCCTAAACCAGCTGGTGACGATCCCAATTTAGAGAATTGGTTGACGGTGAATTCTATGATCGTCGGTTGGATAAGGACTTNGCACCAACAGCTAGGCTCGTATATTTtccactatttttttaaaaagtttaagagattatTTAAGCTAATCTACATTCTTGTAAATTATTTACATCAAACTAAAACTAGTTTTTCAAggatttataattattttacaaaaactttATCCAATTCAGTTTTTCCTGCTAACAATTACTTGCATGAGTAATTTTGTTATTCCGCTATATATACATCTAGCATACCAAGTACCAACCAAGCCTTAATCATCATATACAATTAATGAATTTAGACTTTAGATGATTTAGAGCAAATCAAGTTGATAGGTATATATGGATCATTTTCCTTGTGTCGGACGTCCCATCAATCAGTTCGAAATGAAAATTTTCCAAATATGTGAGTTCGCCTGAACTTTCCAAAAAATGAAACTTACAACGAAACACAATGACTTATGAGTTTAAGAGAAAATCAGATTAGGTATGATATATTGGCGCCCAAGCTATGccttttaaggtaaaagaaaCTGTCAAATGAAAAGCTCAGTTGGTACGTAGTTCAAACCAAAGTCGTAACGACAACATCAAAATATTGTCAAGAAAACTCACAAATCACGATCAGttaaaaatctctctctctctctctctctctctctctctctctacatagACAATGGCatgaagaagttaaaaaaacagaggagaaataGCTTCAACCCAAAATCTCTTATAAATATTCGGAGAACCTACCAAACAAAGAACGGCAAAAAGCAAAATCGTTTCCATATAtacacaaaagaacaaaactcaAATCCAAACCATTAAGATACTTTTTATTACAAACCGAAGAATAATGATTACCTCAGTTTCTCTATCTGCTTCTCTTGCACCGTACGTAGTCTCAGTATTACTTTTCTTCCTTCTGCTCGAGAACCTCTCTTACCTTGTCAAGAAACGTAACCTCCCTGGCCCTCTCTTCGTCACTCCGATCATTGGAAACGTCATTGCACTCCTCCGTGACCCGACTTCCTTCTGGAACAAGCAATCCGAAATGGCAAACACTTCCGTTGGCCTCTCCGCCAACTACCTTATTGGAAAGTTCATCATCTACATTAAAGACGCAGAGCTTTCCAATCAAATCTTCGCCAACATTCGTCCGGATGCGTTCCAACTTGTTGGACATCCGTTTGGCAAGAAACTCTTCGGCGATCACAGCCTTATCTTTATGTTCGGCGAGGATCATAAATCCGTTCGTCGTCTGGTCGCTCCTAACTTCACCCGTAAGCCACTCTCAGTCTACTCTTCCCTCGAGCAAAAAGTTATCCTCCGTCATTTACGCCAGTGGGAGGTAAAAATTTCACGTGAATCTCGGCCGGTTTCTATGCGACAACTCATCCGTGAACTTAATTTAGAGACTTCACAGACGATTTTCGTCGGACCATACCTCGACGAGGAAGTCAAGAATACGATTCTTACTGATTACAACCTTTTCAATCAAGGAACAATGGCGCTCCCGATCGACCTCCCTGGCTTCACGTTCGGCGAGGCTCGTCGGGCGGTATCGAGGCTAACGAAAACGCTGGCTATATGCGtgggaaaatcaaaattaaagatGGCCGCAGGAGAGAATCCAACATGTCTAATAGATTTCTGGACGCGTTCGTTCATTGCGGAGAATCCAACACCGCCTCACTCTAAAGATGAAGAGATCAGTTGTATGCTCGTTGATTTTTTGTTTGCCGCACAGGACACCTCCACATCATCACTTCTATGGGCAGTGGTGCTGCTTGAGTCGGAGCCAGAAGTGTTAAGAAGAGTCAGGGAGGAAGTGGCAAGGCTTTGGTCGCCTGAGTCCAACGCGTTGATCACAGACAATCATCTCGCGGAGATGAAATACACGCGGTCTGTGGCGTGTGAGGTCCTTAGATACAGACCACCAGCAAGTATGGTTCCACACGTTGCTCTTAGTGACTTCCCTCTCACGAAATCGTACACAATCCCTAAAGGTACAATTGTTTTTCCTTCGGTTTTTGACGCCTCGTTTCAAGGTTTTTCTGAACCAGACCGGTTCGACCCTGATCGGTTTAGTGAGACAAGACAAGAGGATCAAGTGTTCAAAAGCAATTTCCTAATTTTTGGATCGGGTTCACATCTGTGCGTGGGCCAGCGTTATGCGCTGACCCACCTCGTGCTCTTCATTGCGATGTTCACGTCAGTGTTTAATTTCGAGAGGGTTCGGTCAGATGGCTGCGATGATATTGTGCATTGCCCAACGCTGTCACCCAAGGACGGTTGCATGGTGTTCTTGTCTAGCCGCGTCGGTGCCTCTCCTTGAATTGATTTGGTAAAAGTCATCTTCAATGTATATTTTATCACTTTTCATCATGTACCCTAAGTGCTATTGAATTTGAGAGGAGATTTCATTGTTTTGCCATGTCTTCACAAtgtatgtgttgttgttttctcttttccccAATGATGTTATTTAACTTGTGtcatatatatggttttatttgtattttgcgTCTTTAactaataaatgaaaaacatttCACCACTCAGACCTTGATTGCTAGAGCTTTTGAAGgagtattaatatttttattatccaatcaacatttgttaataaagtaaaaagagaGCACTTAGAAGTTGCAAATGCtcgttctctctctttatttacAATGACTTGAAATCCGAACATCTCTTTATCACCTATGCATGTGTGTCAGTGAGTACATGACTTGTTCAATTAAATGATTCAATTAAGGGTAATAGCAATATCAGCGTCCTTGTAAAAATCGCAAAAATTGTTATAGTCTctgttcaattttttaaaaataggcTTTaagtacatataatttttttttgaaatttttttttaggtcttaAAATACATGTAAATTTAGTATAGTCCCAGTTTAAATGGACTTGTTGAACATGTCTATCACCAACCCTGagcaatatatatacacacagacAACTGAAAAATTAGGTGAGTAAAAATCCTACTGTTTATACAATGACAAGGGTTAATGAAGTTACTCCACTATATATACCCATTTATTTGCATACTAAAATTGTCTTTGTATTTTTAGGCGAATACATAAATTCTGATCTTTTTGCGTTTTCTAATACcattattcaaattttcttgatTGATAATCATAATCTTCTCGCATTGTAAAACATCAttatgttaccaatcaaagaaaaagaaaaaaagaatttgtttcGGGATTTGTTAAACTAAGATTTCTGGATTGCCTCGCAGGTAAAGTTATTTTCAAAGCTTCATTATTTCTATTTCCGTATTTTTTCGTTGCCGacatttctatttctttcatttAAAACCACAAAAAGATTCGATTtacgattttttgtttttttgaactCTATTATTGTCTCAAACAAAAAACTCGattgtatatatagtatgtaGTATTGTGGATCGATATTAGACATATATGTTGGGTTTTGTATATTGgacttataatatttatgacGGTTTATGTTAAACCTAAAACCCTAGAGTTAGACATGTATATATAGGTTTGTCAAGTTGTTTAATGAAATCAAGTTGGTTCGATATCtaattctacatggtatcagagctaagatcacaaaaatttctctaaacttttctttccaATCGATAGTTTCGATtttcttttctacttttttGTTCAAAGTTTGTTTCTTGCGTGACAAGTAAATATGTCCTCCGTCGAAGATAGTTCTTCTGCAACAAAGAAAGATGATTCTCCGCAGTCAGTGACTCTGGTAGTGTCTCCTTACACCTTGGCAAGCTCCGACAATCCTGGTTCCATGATTTCGTCGGTATTGTTAAATGGTGAAAACTATAACGAATGGGCAACGGAGATATTAAACGCACTCCAAGCCAAACATAAACTTGGTTTCATCAATGGCTCGATCCCTAAACCAGCTGGTGACGATCCCAATTTAGAGAATTGGTTGACGGTGAATTCTATGATCGTCGGTTGGATAAGGACTTCGATTGAACCACAGGTGAAATCTACAGTTACCTTTATCGCGAACGCTCATCAACTGTGGTTAGACTTGAAGCAGCGGTTCTCGGTTGGGAACAAGGTTCGTGTTCATCAGCTCAAAAGTCAGCTCAGTGCTTGTCGACAAGAAGGACAAACAGTCGTTGAGTACTACGGCAAGTTGTCCACGTTGTGGGAGgaataccaaatttacaaaccTCTCACAGTTTGTTCGTGTGGTTTGTGCACCTGTGGAGCTACATCTGCAcctgcaaaagaaagagaggaagagaagaatcACCAATTTGTTTTGGGACTTGATGAGTCCAGATTTGGGGGTCTTTGTGCTAATCTTGTTGCCATGgatcctcttccttctcttgatGAAGTATACAGTAGAGTAATTCGAGAAGAACAACGGTTGTCTTCCACTCGTCTTCGTGAACAACGAGAGGAGGCTGTTGGTTTTCTTGCTCGGTCTGATGCTTCAAGTTGAAGCAAACCAGAATCTGTTCTTGGTAAATCTCGTTTCTCTTGTTCTCATTGTGGTCGTAGTGGTCATGAGAAACGAGATTGTTGGCAGCTCGTTGGCTTTCCGGACTCATGGACGGAGAGGAATGAGAAGAGCAATGCTGGTCGTGGTTCTGGTGGCCGAGGAAGAGGTCGTGGTACTAGCTACAACGTCGGCGGTCGCGGACGTGGTCAACCTGTTACAGCTAATGCTACTAGTTCTAGTCCCTCTGGTTTACCTGAATTCACACAAGAACAATTGAAAGCTTTTACACAATTCATTCAAGGAACCTCCAACAATGGTACTGCTGCTACTAACAAGTTGTCTGGTAAGATCACTTTTGGCAATGTTATTTTGGATACTGGAGCTTCCCATCATATGACAGGGACTCTCTCTTTATTAACCGATGTGGTATCTATCCCACCAAGTCcggttggttttgctgatggcAGTAAAACTTTTGCTATAAGCATGGGGTCGTTTCCACTCTCCCAGGATGTCAAGTTGACAAATGTTCTTTTTCTG
This genomic window contains:
- the LOC104789238 gene encoding cytochrome P450 710A3-like, which translates into the protein MITSVSLSASLAPYVVSVLLFFLLLENLSYLVKKRNLPGPLFVTPIIGNVIALLRDPTSFWNKQSEMANTSVGLSANYLIGKFIIYIKDAELSNQIFANIRPDAFQLVGHPFGKKLFGDHSLIFMFGEDHKSVRRLVAPNFTRKPLSVYSSLEQKVILRHLRQWEVKISRESRPVSMRQLIRELNLETSQTIFVGPYLDEEVKNTILTDYNLFNQGTMALPIDLPGFTFGEARRAVSRLTKTLAICVGKSKLKMAAGENPTCLIDFWTRSFIAENPTPPHSKDEEISCMLVDFLFAAQDTSTSSLLWAVVLLESEPEVLRRVREEVARLWSPESNALITDNHLAEMKYTRSVACEVLRYRPPASMVPHVALSDFPLTKSYTIPKGTIVFPSVFDASFQGFSEPDRFDPDRFSETRQEDQVFKSNFLIFGSGSHLCVGQRYALTHLVLFIAMFTSVFNFERVRSDGCDDIVHCPTLSPKDGCMVFLSSRVGASP